The Ipomoea triloba cultivar NCNSP0323 chromosome 13, ASM357664v1 genomic interval TCTATTGGGTGGAATCCTACATATTtcaaacaattatttaaatctaatttttttccaattattACCCATCTTTGGTCCCTGCTAGACTTCTACTTAGCAATTGATGCCAGAATTGCTGTTGGTCCCACCTCAGCTCTGATAGTGGAAGGTGGGCCATCTTGGCTCTTGCCATGAATGAACCAATCACTGAAAACATCACTTTGGTGATTGTATTCAATGGGATCTCCACAGATCcaccagttttttttttttttttcatagtgatattacaatttatagctgtttttttttttttggaaagacaaTTTATAGCTGTTATGTCCTGTTATGGGGGACTAAGGCCATGTTGCGGCAAACCATGGGATTTTAACATAAGACCTTTGTGTGAAATTTTATCTGACCAAATGGCCTATTCTCACTCACATCAATGAATAACCAGGTCTTGGCAAGCAAAACCAAGATATGTATGGTCCTAGAATACGTCAATGGGGGAGAGTTGTTTGACAGAATTGTAAGTACATTGTTTTTTTCTACTAAGTTATAGTGAAGTAAATCTGAGATGTTCCTGTTCTTCTTGTGACTAATATTCTCTCTTCTGTTTGCCTTAGGTATCCAAAGGCAAACTGCCTGAGGTAGAAGGCAGGAAGCTCTTCCAGCAATTGATTGATGGTGTCAGCTACTGTCACAGCAAAGGAGTTTTCCACAGAGATCTTAAGGTATTACTTCGTTTTCTAATTGTAAAGCTTTGTTACTTTAGTACTTTACACAGTTCAGAAGAACTTCCAGATGATTTCATTGTTCACTtctcataattctttacaattttCCTTCAAAGGatacctatatatattattctcttGATTCCCTTATAAAAATGCAGCTAGAAAATGTGCTGGTTGATGAGAACGGGATCATTAAGGTTACAGATTTTGGCCTCAGTGCATTGCCTCAACATTTTAGGGTATTGTATATGAACTTTAGTCcagttttttcttcttcacttgCCATTGTTTTTCCTCCATTAAGTTTGCTTACTTGTTTTCTGCATACAAGTATAGGATGATGGGTTGCTGCACACAACATGCGGAAGTCCCAACTATGTTGCGCCTGAAATTCTTTCAAACAGAGGATATGATGGTGCCACCTCAGATACCTGGTCAATCGGTGTCATCTTATATGTTATTCTTACAGGGTATTTACCCTTTGATGATAGAAATCTAGCAGTACTGTATCAAAAGGTTGGTACTATTATttcacataaaacataattaattaagatcTTCCAGGACCTTTACTAACTTTTGAGGGAAATCAATCAGATATTCAAGGGAGATGCTCATATACCAAAGTCACTATCTCCAGGGGCACGGGACCTCATAAAGAGGATACTTGATCCCAACCCTAGTACTCGTATTACAATTTCAGAGATCAAAGAACACCAGTGGTTTAAACCAGGCTACAATCCTGCAAATcctgatgaagaagaagaagatgaggatgatgatgcaTATATAGATAATGAAATCCCAACTGTAAATGAAGCGGTATGAAATTGAACTTAGTTTATTCTTTATGTTGGTTTATATGATTTGTTACACATGACCACTGAAGTTTGTTTTCTTTCAGCCACTTGATGGAGAAAGAGATCCAGAATCACCACCAACACTTATTAATGCTTTTCAGCTGATAGGAATGTCTTCCTGTTTAGATCTTTCTGGATTTTTTGAGAAAGAGGTAAGAGTGATCCTAGGAAGAccaaaatctttaatttttgtgCTGTGGTATATGGGAACTTAGTTATAAAATGTGGGAACCTTGGTTGATTTGTTTCAGGATGTCTCCGAAAGGAAGATCAGATTTACATCTAACCTTTCTCCAAAGGAGTTGCTTGTGAGGATTGAAAATACAGTAATAAATATGGGATTCCAAGTCCAAAGAAAGAATGGAAAGGTTAGTAATTTTCTGCAGATATTCATTATACTTGTAGTGCTTGCATAACATTGTTTTTTCCCCCAAAAAAACTGATCCTCTTGTACTCCAATTTCAATATTCATATTTAGGACAAGCAACTTTCTTATTTTCTGCTAAACTGGTTTGTATCTGCATTTATTTAGCTGAAAGTGACCCAAAAGCAGCACAAAGTTCAAAAGTGCCCCGGAAGTCTCTCAGTAGCCGCAGAAGTAAGTAGAATTTGAGAAATTCATCTTAAATTATGGTTGATGCCTAACCTGCAAAATCATGACCGTAGTTTTCCCTTTACGCAAATCATGGCAGGTCTTTGAAATCAGCCCTTCCTTGTACGTTGTAGAGTTACGGAAATCCTATGGTGACACTGCCGTGTATAGACAGGTACTCCTTAACAACCTTTTCTTCCTTCACTTTCCAGCCGAGTGTTAGATGCCTTTTGTTCCTAAATCCTAACCACTGATATTTAACCCACAAACCTGATCCAAGTCCCTCATAAGCtctatcattatttttatttttattttctcctaCCATGCACTTAGACACACAAATATTACATGGTCTTGCAGTTGTGTAAAAAGTTATCCAATGATTTGGGTGTCTCCCGTAGTCAAGAGCTCCTGACAACCGAGTTCTCTGAGTTTAGTACTCAATCAGACGATGCTGAGACAGCAACAGACTGCAGCGAcaactaaataattatttttttttttctttttgcaaatAGTTTTGTTAATCcagaacaatatatattttttttatagaagtGTACAAATGGAAATATGGAATGGAGAGCATATATCCATCCAATTATTAGAAAATAGAGAGAAGAGAGCTTTGTATTTAGTTCATTTGATTTACCTATCTCTTGGTAACTTTTGCTACCAGTTGCCAATTGCATATCCAACTCTGTCATCAAACAATAAATTCAAGCCTGCTATGAATGAAAAGAAAGTATATATTgagtattttttctttttggtaatGAATGATATATTGCATTGTGGATTATTTGATATTTGAAGTATACATGTGAATTTTCCGAGAATTGCGCATAGATATCCTATGTTATGATTATCCACTTGGGGTGGCAAATGGCAATACAGTCGAATGTATGTCACTTCAAGTTTACAAAACAGCAGGGCCACTTTGATTCTCCAATATTTTATGCATTCATTACTCTAGATTCTTTGGTTTCCTAGTAAATTATCATTCCCTATTTTACTTCACGAGTATGTTTCACGCAATTGGCAAATCCGAATATGCAGGCTTGCTTGCCTTGGTAATATTGTCAATCAATTCCATAATGAGTGCTGTTTTAGATTCTCCACTTGAGCTCCCAGAATACGTTTGGTTTTTCCTCCGTAGTGGAGAGGGGCTAAcaaatatactccgtagtacTCTACTTTAGTTGTTTCAAAAATAGACAATTCATGTGTTGTTCAAATTGATGTGTTCACggtttgaattttatatttttaatgaaaaagattataataacaaatattttacaatGAATTACTCATTGTAATAAAACTCAATAATGCAGGAGACTAGGAGAGATGCCCTTTCACAAGCCATCAACCGATTCAAGGACAAACACCAACATACTAAAGCTCTAATCAAGCAATCTCAACAAGCCACGAATAACAATCTAGGTAATGgaatattttgataatatgCTCGCAGTCGCAGGGATAGTTGAATTGGCCGGATCTGCCCGACGACAATCGCTAGGGCCAGAGATGAAAAGCTTAGAATTGAAAGTGAATTGAAGTTTATaacacatttatttattacagaAGCCTCGgggaataaataaaaattttatcattatatCTAAACGTTCCAGAAACAAGTTTGAGCTACATTTTATTGTTAGCAGAACCAA includes:
- the LOC116003160 gene encoding CBL-interacting serine/threonine-protein kinase 1 — protein: MVLDAKGLERQPAANGGVSPKAAPSKGMRLGRYELGRTLGEGNFGKVKYARHVDSGRSFAVKILEKNRILDLRITDQIKREIGTLKLLKHPNVVRLHEVLASKTKICMVLEYVNGGELFDRIVSKGKLPEVEGRKLFQQLIDGVSYCHSKGVFHRDLKLENVLVDENGIIKVTDFGLSALPQHFRDDGLLHTTCGSPNYVAPEILSNRGYDGATSDTWSIGVILYVILTGYLPFDDRNLAVLYQKIFKGDAHIPKSLSPGARDLIKRILDPNPSTRITISEIKEHQWFKPGYNPANPDEEEEDEDDDAYIDNEIPTVNEAPLDGERDPESPPTLINAFQLIGMSSCLDLSGFFEKEDVSERKIRFTSNLSPKELLVRIENTVINMGFQVQRKNGKLKVTQKQHKVQKCPGSLSVAAEVFEISPSLYVVELRKSYGDTAVYRQLCKKLSNDLGVSRSQELLTTEFSEFSTQSDDAETATDCSDN